Proteins from a genomic interval of Zingiber officinale cultivar Zhangliang chromosome 1B, Zo_v1.1, whole genome shotgun sequence:
- the LOC121972277 gene encoding casein kinase I-like isoform X7, with amino-acid sequence MEELVVGNKYRLRRKIGSGSFGEVYLGTDIQTNEEIAIKLETVKTKHPLLLLESKLYKILQGGTGIPNVRWFGVEDNYNVLVMDLLGQNLEDLFNFCSRKLSLKTVLMLADQMINRVEFVHSKSFLHRDIKPGNFTMGHGRRANQVYIIDFGLAKWYRNASTHQHIPYRENKKLTGTTRYMTVNTHLGIEQSRRDDLESLGYVLMYFLRGSLPWQGLKAETRYQKYEKVGKSKATTSFEALCHGYPLEFASYFRYCRSLKFEEKPEYAYLKRLFRDLFIREGLPIRDRCKTIMNSGCCRNFLKQFILFFYVDNLYACFSAGFQFDYVFDWTVLKYQQAQIVGAPPRAIVSLNADGPSAGPSSGMAPVVANDRQSGGEEGKTSGGLADPSRHGPSPTVNVGCNRKAPAASDLADCKDAMG; translated from the exons ATGGAGGAGCTTGTCGTTGGAAACAAGTACCGCCTCCGTCGCAAGATCGGGAGTGGCTCCTTCGGGGAGGTCTATTTAG GTACTGATATCCAAACAAATGAGGAAATCGCGATTAAACTA GAGACTGTCAAAACTAAGCATCCTCTGCTTCTGCTTGAATCAAAGCTGTATAAGATCCTGCAGGGAGGAA CTGGAATCCCTAATGTGAGATGGTTTGGTGTCGAGGATAATTATAATGTCCTTGTGATGGATTTACTTGGACAAAATCTTGAAGACTTGTTCAATTTCTGCAGCCGTAAACTCTCTTTGAAGACTGTTCTGATGCTTGCAGACCAGATG ATAAATCGTGTCGAATTTGTGCATTCAAAGTCCTTCCTCCACCGAGATATCAAACCAGGAAATTTTACCATGGGTCATGGTAGACGAGCTAATCAG GTGTATATTATTGATTTTGGCCTTGCCAAGTGGTATAGGAACGCTTCAACTCATCAGCATATTCCATACAG AGAGAATAAAAAATTAACCGGAACTACTAGATATATGACTGTGAATACGCATCTTGGCATAG AACAAAGCAGGAGGGATGATTTAGAATCTCTTGGATATGTTTTAATGTACTTCTTAAGAGGAAG CCTTCCATGGCAAGGTCTAAAAGCAGAAACACGATACCAGAAGTATGAAAAAGTTGGTAAGAGTAAAGCGACAACATCATTTGAG GCTTTGTGCCATGGATATCCTTTAGAGTTTGCTTCTTATTTCCGTTATTGCCGTTCATTAAAATTTGAGGAGAAGCCTGAGTATGCATATCTTAAGAGATTGTTCCGGGATCTTTTTATCCGTGAAGGTTTGCCAATTCGAGATCGGTGTAAAACAATAATGAATTCTGGATGCTGCAGAAATTTTCTAAAACAATTTATATTGTTTTTTTATGTCGATAATCTCTATGCCTGTTTCTCTGCAGGTTTTCAATTTGATTATGTATTTGACTGGACCGTTTTGAAATATCAGCAAGCTCAGATAGTTGGTGCCCCTCCACGTGCTATTGTTAGCCTAAATGCAGAT GGACCAAGTGCAGGACCTAGCTCGGGCATGGCTCCTGTTGTAGCGAACGATAGGCAGTCAG GCGGTGAGGAAGGAAAGACAAGTGGAGGGTTGGCGGACCCTTCTCGTCATGGGCCATCTCCAACTGTAAATGTAGGCTGTAATCGGAAGGCTCCAGCGGCAAGTGATCTAGCTGACTGTAAAGATGCTATG gggtga
- the LOC121972277 gene encoding casein kinase I-like isoform X1 — MEELVVGNKYRLRRKIGSGSFGEVYLGTDIQTNEEIAIKLETVKTKHPLLLLESKLYKILQGGTGIPNVRWFGVEDNYNVLVMDLLGQNLEDLFNFCSRKLSLKTVLMLADQMINRVEFVHSKSFLHRDIKPGNFTMGHGRRANQVYIIDFGLAKWYRNASTHQHIPYRENKKLTGTTRYMTVNTHLGIEQSRRDDLESLGYVLMYFLRGSLPWQGLKAETRYQKYEKVGKSKATTSFEALCHGYPLEFASYFRYCRSLKFEEKPEYAYLKRLFRDLFIREGLPIRDRCKTIMNSGCCRNFLKQFILFFYVDNLYACFSAGFQFDYVFDWTVLKYQQAQIVGAPPRAIVSLNADGPSAGPSSGMAPVVANDRQSGGEEGKTSGGLADPSRHGPSPTVNVGCNRKAPAASDLADCKDAMVSLLVNSFPHLFLKHTYLNSVSTSLTHPNELTMLQAIIVDLELLK, encoded by the exons ATGGAGGAGCTTGTCGTTGGAAACAAGTACCGCCTCCGTCGCAAGATCGGGAGTGGCTCCTTCGGGGAGGTCTATTTAG GTACTGATATCCAAACAAATGAGGAAATCGCGATTAAACTA GAGACTGTCAAAACTAAGCATCCTCTGCTTCTGCTTGAATCAAAGCTGTATAAGATCCTGCAGGGAGGAA CTGGAATCCCTAATGTGAGATGGTTTGGTGTCGAGGATAATTATAATGTCCTTGTGATGGATTTACTTGGACAAAATCTTGAAGACTTGTTCAATTTCTGCAGCCGTAAACTCTCTTTGAAGACTGTTCTGATGCTTGCAGACCAGATG ATAAATCGTGTCGAATTTGTGCATTCAAAGTCCTTCCTCCACCGAGATATCAAACCAGGAAATTTTACCATGGGTCATGGTAGACGAGCTAATCAG GTGTATATTATTGATTTTGGCCTTGCCAAGTGGTATAGGAACGCTTCAACTCATCAGCATATTCCATACAG AGAGAATAAAAAATTAACCGGAACTACTAGATATATGACTGTGAATACGCATCTTGGCATAG AACAAAGCAGGAGGGATGATTTAGAATCTCTTGGATATGTTTTAATGTACTTCTTAAGAGGAAG CCTTCCATGGCAAGGTCTAAAAGCAGAAACACGATACCAGAAGTATGAAAAAGTTGGTAAGAGTAAAGCGACAACATCATTTGAG GCTTTGTGCCATGGATATCCTTTAGAGTTTGCTTCTTATTTCCGTTATTGCCGTTCATTAAAATTTGAGGAGAAGCCTGAGTATGCATATCTTAAGAGATTGTTCCGGGATCTTTTTATCCGTGAAGGTTTGCCAATTCGAGATCGGTGTAAAACAATAATGAATTCTGGATGCTGCAGAAATTTTCTAAAACAATTTATATTGTTTTTTTATGTCGATAATCTCTATGCCTGTTTCTCTGCAGGTTTTCAATTTGATTATGTATTTGACTGGACCGTTTTGAAATATCAGCAAGCTCAGATAGTTGGTGCCCCTCCACGTGCTATTGTTAGCCTAAATGCAGAT GGACCAAGTGCAGGACCTAGCTCGGGCATGGCTCCTGTTGTAGCGAACGATAGGCAGTCAG GCGGTGAGGAAGGAAAGACAAGTGGAGGGTTGGCGGACCCTTCTCGTCATGGGCCATCTCCAACTGTAAATGTAGGCTGTAATCGGAAGGCTCCAGCGGCAAGTGATCTAGCTGACTGTAAAGATGCTATGGTAAGTTTATTGGTCAATTCTTTTCCTCACTTGTTCTTGAAGCATACCTATTTGAATTCTGTCAGTACATCACTCACCCACCCAAATGAACTGACCATGCTACAAGCAATAATTGTAGACTTGGAATTGTTAAAATGA
- the LOC121972277 gene encoding casein kinase 1-like protein 2 isoform X3 — MEELVVGNKYRLRRKIGSGSFGEVYLGTDIQTNEEIAIKLETVKTKHPLLLLESKLYKILQGGTGIPNVRWFGVEDNYNVLVMDLLGQNLEDLFNFCSRKLSLKTVLMLADQMINRVEFVHSKSFLHRDIKPGNFTMGHGRRANQVYIIDFGLAKWYRNASTHQHIPYRENKKLTGTTRYMTVNTHLGIEQSRRDDLESLGYVLMYFLRGSLPWQGLKAETRYQKYEKVGKSKATTSFEALCHGYPLEFASYFRYCRSLKFEEKPEYAYLKRLFRDLFIREGLPIRDRCKTIMNSGCCRNFLKQFILFFYVDNLYACFSAGFQFDYVFDWTVLKYQQAQIGPSAGPSSGMAPVVANDRQSGGEEGKTSGGLADPSRHGPSPTVNVGCNRKAPAASDLADCKDAMVSLLVNSFPHLFLKHTYLNSVSTSLTHPNELTMLQAIIVDLELLK; from the exons ATGGAGGAGCTTGTCGTTGGAAACAAGTACCGCCTCCGTCGCAAGATCGGGAGTGGCTCCTTCGGGGAGGTCTATTTAG GTACTGATATCCAAACAAATGAGGAAATCGCGATTAAACTA GAGACTGTCAAAACTAAGCATCCTCTGCTTCTGCTTGAATCAAAGCTGTATAAGATCCTGCAGGGAGGAA CTGGAATCCCTAATGTGAGATGGTTTGGTGTCGAGGATAATTATAATGTCCTTGTGATGGATTTACTTGGACAAAATCTTGAAGACTTGTTCAATTTCTGCAGCCGTAAACTCTCTTTGAAGACTGTTCTGATGCTTGCAGACCAGATG ATAAATCGTGTCGAATTTGTGCATTCAAAGTCCTTCCTCCACCGAGATATCAAACCAGGAAATTTTACCATGGGTCATGGTAGACGAGCTAATCAG GTGTATATTATTGATTTTGGCCTTGCCAAGTGGTATAGGAACGCTTCAACTCATCAGCATATTCCATACAG AGAGAATAAAAAATTAACCGGAACTACTAGATATATGACTGTGAATACGCATCTTGGCATAG AACAAAGCAGGAGGGATGATTTAGAATCTCTTGGATATGTTTTAATGTACTTCTTAAGAGGAAG CCTTCCATGGCAAGGTCTAAAAGCAGAAACACGATACCAGAAGTATGAAAAAGTTGGTAAGAGTAAAGCGACAACATCATTTGAG GCTTTGTGCCATGGATATCCTTTAGAGTTTGCTTCTTATTTCCGTTATTGCCGTTCATTAAAATTTGAGGAGAAGCCTGAGTATGCATATCTTAAGAGATTGTTCCGGGATCTTTTTATCCGTGAAGGTTTGCCAATTCGAGATCGGTGTAAAACAATAATGAATTCTGGATGCTGCAGAAATTTTCTAAAACAATTTATATTGTTTTTTTATGTCGATAATCTCTATGCCTGTTTCTCTGCAGGTTTTCAATTTGATTATGTATTTGACTGGACCGTTTTGAAATATCAGCAAGCTCAGATA GGACCAAGTGCAGGACCTAGCTCGGGCATGGCTCCTGTTGTAGCGAACGATAGGCAGTCAG GCGGTGAGGAAGGAAAGACAAGTGGAGGGTTGGCGGACCCTTCTCGTCATGGGCCATCTCCAACTGTAAATGTAGGCTGTAATCGGAAGGCTCCAGCGGCAAGTGATCTAGCTGACTGTAAAGATGCTATGGTAAGTTTATTGGTCAATTCTTTTCCTCACTTGTTCTTGAAGCATACCTATTTGAATTCTGTCAGTACATCACTCACCCACCCAAATGAACTGACCATGCTACAAGCAATAATTGTAGACTTGGAATTGTTAAAATGA
- the LOC121972277 gene encoding casein kinase I-like isoform X4, which produces MEELVVGNKYRLRRKIGSGSFGEVYLGTDIQTNEEIAIKLETVKTKHPLLLLESKLYKILQGGTGIPNVRWFGVEDNYNVLVMDLLGQNLEDLFNFCSRKLSLKTVLMLADQMINRVEFVHSKSFLHRDIKPGNFTMGHGRRANQVYIIDFGLAKWYRNASTHQHIPYRENKKLTGTTRYMTVNTHLGIEQSRRDDLESLGYVLMYFLRGSLPWQGLKAETRYQKYEKVGKSKATTSFEALCHGYPLEFASYFRYCRSLKFEEKPEYAYLKRLFRDLFIREGLPIRDRCKTIMNSGCCRNFLKQFILFFYVDNLYACFSAGFQFDYVFDWTVLKYQQAQIVGAPPRAIVSLNADGPSAGPSSGMAPVVANDRQSGGEEGKTSGGLADPSRHGPSPTVNVGCNRKAPAASDLADCKDAMVANIWDLKGVVVLQFSTTMSI; this is translated from the exons ATGGAGGAGCTTGTCGTTGGAAACAAGTACCGCCTCCGTCGCAAGATCGGGAGTGGCTCCTTCGGGGAGGTCTATTTAG GTACTGATATCCAAACAAATGAGGAAATCGCGATTAAACTA GAGACTGTCAAAACTAAGCATCCTCTGCTTCTGCTTGAATCAAAGCTGTATAAGATCCTGCAGGGAGGAA CTGGAATCCCTAATGTGAGATGGTTTGGTGTCGAGGATAATTATAATGTCCTTGTGATGGATTTACTTGGACAAAATCTTGAAGACTTGTTCAATTTCTGCAGCCGTAAACTCTCTTTGAAGACTGTTCTGATGCTTGCAGACCAGATG ATAAATCGTGTCGAATTTGTGCATTCAAAGTCCTTCCTCCACCGAGATATCAAACCAGGAAATTTTACCATGGGTCATGGTAGACGAGCTAATCAG GTGTATATTATTGATTTTGGCCTTGCCAAGTGGTATAGGAACGCTTCAACTCATCAGCATATTCCATACAG AGAGAATAAAAAATTAACCGGAACTACTAGATATATGACTGTGAATACGCATCTTGGCATAG AACAAAGCAGGAGGGATGATTTAGAATCTCTTGGATATGTTTTAATGTACTTCTTAAGAGGAAG CCTTCCATGGCAAGGTCTAAAAGCAGAAACACGATACCAGAAGTATGAAAAAGTTGGTAAGAGTAAAGCGACAACATCATTTGAG GCTTTGTGCCATGGATATCCTTTAGAGTTTGCTTCTTATTTCCGTTATTGCCGTTCATTAAAATTTGAGGAGAAGCCTGAGTATGCATATCTTAAGAGATTGTTCCGGGATCTTTTTATCCGTGAAGGTTTGCCAATTCGAGATCGGTGTAAAACAATAATGAATTCTGGATGCTGCAGAAATTTTCTAAAACAATTTATATTGTTTTTTTATGTCGATAATCTCTATGCCTGTTTCTCTGCAGGTTTTCAATTTGATTATGTATTTGACTGGACCGTTTTGAAATATCAGCAAGCTCAGATAGTTGGTGCCCCTCCACGTGCTATTGTTAGCCTAAATGCAGAT GGACCAAGTGCAGGACCTAGCTCGGGCATGGCTCCTGTTGTAGCGAACGATAGGCAGTCAG GCGGTGAGGAAGGAAAGACAAGTGGAGGGTTGGCGGACCCTTCTCGTCATGGGCCATCTCCAACTGTAAATGTAGGCTGTAATCGGAAGGCTCCAGCGGCAAGTGATCTAGCTGACTGTAAAGATGCTATG GTTGCAAATATTTGGGACTTAAAAGGCGTGGTAGTCTTGCAATTTTCCACCACAATGTCCATTTAG